The Bacillus carboniphilus genome contains a region encoding:
- a CDS encoding cell division protein FtsQ/DivIB, translating into MEKEKVILLEDRLPKLKQQRKQKANRRFIAFLSVFFLLLIAIIYLNSPFSKVGEVIISGNDMIDQETILETSNIHINQSGFWNLKEATIENDISRLEVIKKVTATKKLLHTVEIQIDEYQVVGFVVKDNEKWPILENGQLLSEQQSQTKNGPIVQKWTSNEQLQELASQLIKTPISVRNSMSEISFSDKDPNFISIYMNEQIEVKVYVRDLSSQMIAYPLFLQQIVDEKGYLQPGVIDLQVGQIYTPLDRGNEIDLDNQEEGDGET; encoded by the coding sequence TTGGAAAAAGAAAAAGTAATTTTGTTAGAGGATCGTCTCCCGAAACTTAAACAACAACGAAAACAAAAAGCCAATAGACGGTTTATTGCTTTTTTATCCGTTTTCTTTCTACTTCTGATAGCTATTATTTATTTAAATTCCCCCTTTAGCAAGGTTGGGGAAGTGATTATAAGTGGAAATGATATGATTGATCAGGAAACGATCCTAGAAACAAGTAATATACATATTAATCAATCAGGTTTTTGGAATTTAAAAGAGGCTACCATTGAAAATGATATAAGTAGACTTGAGGTTATAAAAAAGGTGACCGCTACAAAAAAACTTCTCCATACTGTGGAAATCCAAATAGATGAATATCAAGTTGTAGGATTTGTAGTAAAAGATAATGAAAAATGGCCGATATTAGAGAATGGTCAATTGCTTAGTGAACAACAATCTCAAACTAAAAATGGGCCAATCGTACAAAAGTGGACAAGTAATGAGCAATTACAAGAACTAGCAAGTCAATTAATAAAAACCCCTATAAGTGTACGTAATTCTATGTCTGAAATTAGTTTCTCGGATAAAGACCCGAACTTTATATCTATATATATGAATGAGCAGATAGAAGTGAAAGTCTATGTCCGTGATCTTTCCTCCCAAATGATTGCATATCCTTTATTTCTACAGCAAATCGTGGATGAGAAGGGCTATTTGCAACCAGGAGTTATTGATCTACAGGTAGGCCAGATATACACCCCTCTAGATCGAGGAAATGAAATTGATCTTGATAATCAAGAGGAGGGTGACGGTGAAACGTAA
- the murB gene encoding UDP-N-acetylmuramate dehydrogenase: MKELLNELREANIGNLLVNEPMSQHTTMKIGGPADLFIEPVNVDSFPIMMKILHKYNIKWRVIGRGSNLLVDDLGIEGVVIKLSNGIDHLKLSEEGIVTVGGGFSIITLSTLLSRKGYSGLEFASGIPGSVGGAVYMNAGAHGSDISNILVKSQILFEDGSIEWLTNEEMEFSYRTSILQQKKPGICIQAVFQLEKGEVTKIKSDMQKNKDYRKETQPWNLPCAGSIFRNPLPYFAGQLIEKAGLKGLKMGGAMVSEMHANFIVNTGNATFKDVIDLIEYIKQVVKDKYNISMETEVEIVRRKS, encoded by the coding sequence ATGAAAGAATTATTGAATGAACTTCGTGAAGCTAATATAGGCAACCTTTTAGTAAATGAGCCTATGAGTCAGCATACAACTATGAAAATTGGAGGTCCTGCAGACTTATTTATCGAGCCTGTGAATGTTGATTCTTTTCCAATTATGATGAAAATACTACATAAGTACAACATTAAGTGGAGGGTAATTGGTAGAGGATCGAATTTACTAGTAGACGATCTGGGAATAGAGGGTGTTGTGATTAAACTTTCAAATGGCATTGATCACTTAAAGCTTTCAGAAGAAGGGATTGTTACAGTTGGTGGTGGTTTCTCTATCATTACTTTGTCAACACTCCTCAGTCGAAAAGGATATTCAGGTTTAGAATTTGCCAGTGGGATACCGGGCTCAGTAGGTGGAGCTGTTTATATGAACGCAGGAGCGCATGGCTCTGATATATCTAATATTTTAGTCAAGTCTCAAATTTTATTTGAGGATGGCTCAATAGAATGGTTAACCAATGAGGAAATGGAATTTTCGTATCGAACATCGATCCTACAACAGAAGAAACCTGGAATATGTATACAAGCAGTTTTCCAATTAGAAAAAGGGGAAGTAACAAAGATTAAGTCGGATATGCAAAAGAACAAGGATTATCGAAAAGAAACACAGCCTTGGAATTTACCTTGTGCCGGAAGTATATTCAGAAATCCACTTCCTTACTTTGCTGGTCAATTAATTGAAAAAGCTGGTTTAAAAGGATTGAAAATGGGTGGTGCCATGGTTTCTGAAATGCACGCAAATTTTATCGTTAATACGGGAAATGCAACATTTAAAGATGTAATAGACCTTATCGAATACATTAAACAAGTAGTTAAGGATAAATACAACATTAGCATGGAAACAGAGGTGGAAATTGTAAGGAGGAAATCCTGA
- the spoVE gene encoding stage V sporulation protein E, whose translation MNIKKSTPDFLLIIITLLLLTVGLIMVYSASAVWADFNFDDSFYFFKRQLLFASVGVIAMFFIMNVDYWTWRSWSTALILVCFLLLILVLIPGIGMERNGSRSWIGVGAFSIQPSEFMKLAMIAFLAKYLSENQKKITSFKKGLTPALSFVFLAFAMIMLQPDLGTGTVMVGTCVTMIFVSGARLSHFMFLGVCGIIGFIGLVISAPYRMKRITSFLDPWEDPLNTGFQIIQSLYAIGPGGLLGLGLGQSRQKFFYLPEPQTDFIFAILAEELGFIGGTFVILLFSILLWRGIRIALGAPDLYGTFIAVGIIAMIAIQVMINIGVVTGLMPVTGITLPFLSYGGSSLTLMLMAVGVLLNVSRYSRF comes from the coding sequence ATTATTATTATTAACTGTTGGTCTTATCATGGTGTACAGTGCTAGTGCAGTTTGGGCTGACTTTAATTTTGACGATAGCTTTTATTTCTTTAAAAGGCAACTTTTATTTGCGAGCGTAGGGGTAATTGCTATGTTCTTCATCATGAATGTTGATTATTGGACATGGAGATCTTGGTCAACCGCCCTTATTTTAGTCTGTTTTTTATTACTTATTCTTGTTTTAATCCCTGGAATCGGGATGGAAAGGAACGGTTCGAGAAGTTGGATCGGAGTTGGTGCTTTTTCAATTCAACCTTCTGAATTTATGAAGCTGGCGATGATTGCCTTTTTAGCAAAATATTTATCTGAGAATCAAAAGAAAATAACGTCTTTTAAAAAAGGTTTAACCCCAGCTTTGTCTTTTGTATTCTTAGCATTTGCTATGATCATGCTACAACCAGATTTAGGGACAGGAACGGTCATGGTAGGAACTTGTGTAACGATGATCTTCGTTTCAGGAGCGAGATTAAGTCATTTTATGTTCCTTGGTGTTTGTGGGATCATTGGGTTTATTGGTCTGGTTATTTCTGCTCCATATCGAATGAAGAGAATTACCTCATTTCTTGATCCATGGGAGGATCCATTAAATACCGGATTCCAAATCATTCAATCTCTTTATGCGATCGGTCCGGGTGGTTTACTTGGTCTTGGTCTTGGACAAAGTAGACAAAAGTTTTTTTATTTACCTGAACCGCAAACAGATTTTATCTTCGCGATTTTAGCAGAAGAGCTTGGATTTATTGGTGGGACGTTTGTCATTTTATTGTTTAGTATATTGCTTTGGAGAGGCATTCGCATTGCCCTCGGAGCTCCAGATTTATATGGAACCTTTATTGCAGTTGGCATTATTGCAATGATTGCTATTCAAGTTATGATCAATATAGGAGTGGTAACGGGTTTAATGCCTGTTACTGGTATAACGCTTCCTTTTTTAAGTTATGGCGGCTCTTCTCTAACATTAATGCTGATGGCTGTCGGTGTTTTACTCAATGTTAGTCGATATTCTCGTTTTTAA